In the Oceanithermus desulfurans genome, one interval contains:
- the sufC gene encoding Fe-S cluster assembly ATPase SufC → MTKTLEIRDLWVNVEDTPILKGVNLTLPRGEVHALMGPNGAGKSTLGKVIAGDPGYQVVKGQILLDGEDVAELEPDERARKGLFLAFQYPVEVPGVTIANFLRLALQARHGKEVPLTEFYGKLQRAIEVLEWDEAYVTRYLNEGFSGGEKKRNEILQLMVLEPSYAILDETDSGLDIDALKVVAKGVNAMRGPEFGALVITHYQRLLNYIVPDVVHVMMDGRIVKTGDRELALELEERGYDWLKEEVGA, encoded by the coding sequence ATGACGAAGACACTCGAAATCCGTGACCTCTGGGTCAACGTCGAAGACACCCCCATCCTCAAAGGGGTCAACCTCACCCTCCCCCGCGGCGAGGTGCATGCCCTCATGGGGCCGAACGGAGCCGGTAAGAGCACCCTGGGGAAGGTCATCGCCGGCGATCCCGGCTACCAAGTGGTCAAGGGGCAAATCCTGCTCGACGGCGAGGACGTCGCCGAGCTCGAACCCGACGAGCGCGCCCGCAAGGGGCTCTTCCTCGCCTTCCAGTACCCCGTCGAGGTGCCGGGGGTGACGATCGCCAACTTCCTGCGGCTGGCGCTGCAGGCCCGCCACGGCAAGGAGGTGCCGCTCACCGAGTTCTACGGCAAGCTGCAGCGCGCCATCGAGGTGCTCGAGTGGGACGAGGCCTACGTGACCCGCTACCTCAACGAGGGCTTCTCGGGCGGCGAGAAGAAGCGCAACGAGATCCTGCAGCTGATGGTGCTCGAGCCCAGCTACGCCATCCTCGACGAGACCGACTCGGGCCTCGACATCGACGCCCTCAAGGTGGTGGCCAAGGGGGTGAACGCCATGCGCGGCCCCGAGTTCGGCGCGCTGGTGATCACCCACTACCAGCGCCTGCTCAACTACATCGTCCCCGACGTGGTGCACGTGATGATGGACGGCCGCATCGTCAAGACCGGCGACCGCGAGCTGGCGCTCGAGCTGGAGGAGCGCGGCTACGACTGGCTGAAGGAAGAAGTGGGCGCCTAG
- the sufU gene encoding Fe-S cluster assembly sulfur transfer protein SufU — translation MSLLEELYRETIMQHAQRPHNFGPLEDATVKVGGHNPSCGDRIELYLKVEDGRIAEARFTGHGCAISQSSASMMTDLIRGKTLDEALELERKFKAMVVEGKPPAPELGDLSALQGVAKLHARVKCATLAWNALEQAIEEAQPS, via the coding sequence ATGAGCCTGCTCGAAGAACTCTACCGCGAGACGATCATGCAGCACGCCCAGCGGCCGCACAACTTCGGTCCGCTGGAGGACGCCACCGTCAAGGTCGGCGGCCACAACCCCAGCTGCGGCGACCGGATCGAGCTCTACCTCAAGGTCGAGGACGGGCGCATCGCCGAGGCCCGCTTCACCGGCCACGGCTGCGCCATCAGCCAGAGCTCGGCCAGCATGATGACCGACCTGATCCGCGGCAAGACGCTGGACGAGGCGCTGGAGCTGGAGCGTAAGTTCAAGGCCATGGTGGTCGAGGGCAAGCCCCCGGCCCCCGAACTCGGCGACCTCAGCGCCCTGCAGGGCGTGGCCAAGCTGCACGCGCGCGTCAAGTGCGCCACGCTGGCCTGGAACGCCCTGGAGCAGGCCATCGAGGAAGCGCAGCCGTCATGA
- a CDS encoding alpha/beta fold hydrolase, with product MEWLIAAKPVVLLHAFPFSPEMWAPQVAELEGRYTVYAPALPGFGGREPGAASLEAWAEELGEALDDLGFEEAVFVGLSMGGYLAFRVWDLFPERVAGLVLADTRAQPDDAAGKAKRAELAARVRSEGTGVLVESFVPSVLGPGTLAAETEEKRAVVEWVERWVREADPEGVARALEALAARPDSRPLLGEIEVPTLVLVGEDDTLTPPADARAMAAAIPDAELLILPGAGHMANLESPEAFNTALLGFLEKVYGG from the coding sequence ATGGAATGGTTGATCGCCGCTAAACCGGTGGTGCTGCTGCACGCCTTCCCCTTTTCGCCCGAGATGTGGGCCCCCCAGGTGGCCGAGCTGGAAGGCCGCTACACGGTCTACGCGCCGGCCCTGCCCGGCTTCGGCGGCCGCGAGCCGGGCGCGGCGAGCCTCGAGGCCTGGGCCGAGGAACTGGGCGAAGCGCTCGACGACCTGGGCTTCGAGGAGGCGGTCTTCGTCGGCCTTTCCATGGGGGGTTACCTGGCCTTCCGCGTCTGGGACCTCTTCCCCGAACGCGTCGCGGGGCTGGTGCTCGCCGACACCCGTGCCCAGCCCGACGACGCCGCCGGCAAGGCGAAGCGCGCGGAGCTGGCTGCGCGGGTGCGCTCCGAGGGCACCGGGGTGCTGGTCGAAAGCTTCGTCCCCTCGGTGCTGGGCCCGGGGACGCTCGCTGCGGAAACCGAAGAAAAGCGCGCGGTCGTCGAATGGGTCGAACGCTGGGTGCGCGAGGCCGACCCCGAGGGGGTGGCGCGGGCGCTCGAAGCGCTGGCCGCCCGCCCCGACTCGCGGCCGCTGCTTGGCGAGATCGAGGTGCCGACGCTCGTCCTCGTGGGCGAGGACGACACCCTCACCCCGCCCGCCGACGCCCGCGCCATGGCCGCGGCCATCCCCGACGCCGAGCTGCTGATCCTCCCCGGCGCCGGCCACATGGCCAACCTGGAAAGCCCGGAGGCGTTCAACACCGCGCTCCTGGGCTTCCTCGAGAAGGTCTACGGAGGCTAG
- a CDS encoding GGDEF domain-containing protein encodes MPERDPIDRLKRGVYFGLALAGTFSLVIGYVVLTHPTRENELLLVYAALLVVVAFAVAVGAPTRWVERFALAITALFFLVMTWLNLHGIGHGAGVWPPLLWGGLVYLLAYVLFPPKQAYAFAWRYYVVLLLGGLVALQLGRAHGPLRGEQINDTLQILLSNLGYLWVSRVLVAFGLRAEADRAQARQMQKLVDTDALTGCLSRRRFLEEAEALLQSGRTGSLILFDLDNFKQINDTYGHPTGDRVLMRSVQRTLHNLREEDRLGRLGGEEFAVLLPGVGLEEALQLAERLRRALEAPSDDGPPATASFGVVETGWLNSTSELLARADRALYRAKHAGKNRVAAAQG; translated from the coding sequence ATGCCCGAACGCGACCCGATCGACCGACTCAAGCGCGGGGTGTACTTCGGCCTCGCCCTGGCCGGAACGTTTTCGCTCGTCATCGGCTACGTCGTCCTCACCCACCCCACCCGCGAGAACGAGCTGCTGCTCGTCTACGCCGCGCTGCTCGTCGTCGTGGCCTTCGCGGTCGCCGTGGGCGCGCCCACCCGCTGGGTCGAGCGCTTCGCGCTTGCGATCACGGCTTTGTTCTTCCTGGTCATGACCTGGCTCAACCTGCACGGCATCGGCCACGGCGCAGGCGTCTGGCCGCCGCTCTTGTGGGGCGGCCTCGTCTACCTGCTGGCCTACGTGCTCTTCCCGCCCAAGCAGGCCTACGCCTTCGCCTGGCGCTACTACGTCGTGCTCCTGCTCGGCGGCCTGGTCGCGCTGCAACTGGGGCGCGCCCACGGCCCGCTGCGCGGGGAGCAGATCAACGACACCCTGCAGATCCTGCTCTCCAACCTCGGCTACCTCTGGGTCTCGCGGGTGCTCGTCGCCTTCGGCCTCCGCGCCGAGGCCGACCGCGCCCAGGCGCGCCAGATGCAGAAGCTCGTCGACACCGACGCGCTCACCGGCTGCCTCTCGCGGCGCCGCTTCCTCGAAGAAGCCGAGGCGCTGCTGCAGAGCGGGCGGACGGGGTCGCTGATCCTCTTCGACCTCGACAACTTCAAGCAGATCAACGACACCTACGGTCACCCCACGGGGGACCGGGTGCTGATGCGCAGCGTGCAGCGCACCCTCCACAACCTGCGCGAGGAAGACCGTCTGGGGCGGCTGGGCGGCGAGGAGTTCGCGGTGCTCCTGCCCGGCGTCGGGCTCGAAGAAGCCCTGCAGCTCGCCGAGCGCCTGCGCCGCGCCCTGGAGGCCCCCAGCGACGACGGTCCGCCGGCCACGGCCAGCTTCGGGGTCGTGGAGACCGGGTGGCTGAACAGCACCAGCGAGCTCCTCGCCCGCGCCGACCGGGCGCTCTACCGCGCGAAGCACGCGGGCAAGAACCGCGTGGCCGCGGCGCAGGGTTGA
- a CDS encoding c-type cytochrome, which yields MRKTLVLASLLWLAGAAWAGGAELYAQNCASCHGPGGEGVAGVFPPLAGNPRAADAAYVARVVRNGLSGPLTVGDRTYSGSMPPFAQLSDADVEALAGYVAGRLAAVGAAPAPGPGTTAAAAAGDPEAGRAYFLGKRRFARGATPCVACHDAPGTGALGGGTLGPDLSDAGARFGAGLAQLLERPGFKVMRSLYGDRPLTPEEARDVAAFLASGSGAPAPAARGWRFAGLGALGTLLLFLVLFPFWPRQRESYRDRLLRRKA from the coding sequence ATGCGAAAAACGCTGGTCTTGGCGTCGTTGCTGTGGCTCGCCGGCGCAGCCTGGGCGGGTGGAGCCGAACTGTACGCGCAAAACTGCGCATCCTGCCACGGCCCCGGAGGCGAGGGCGTGGCCGGGGTCTTCCCGCCGCTGGCGGGCAACCCGCGGGCCGCGGACGCCGCCTACGTGGCGCGCGTCGTCCGCAACGGGCTGAGCGGACCGCTCACCGTGGGCGACCGGACCTATAGCGGCAGCATGCCCCCCTTCGCACAGCTCTCGGACGCCGACGTGGAGGCGCTGGCCGGGTACGTGGCCGGCCGTCTGGCGGCGGTGGGAGCAGCCCCGGCGCCCGGGCCCGGAACTACGGCGGCCGCGGCGGCCGGCGACCCTGAGGCGGGCCGTGCCTACTTCCTGGGGAAGCGCCGCTTCGCACGCGGCGCCACGCCCTGCGTCGCCTGCCACGACGCCCCCGGCACCGGCGCCCTCGGCGGGGGCACCCTGGGCCCCGACCTCAGCGACGCGGGCGCGCGGTTCGGAGCGGGCCTCGCCCAGCTGCTCGAGCGCCCGGGCTTTAAGGTGATGCGTTCGCTCTATGGCGACCGCCCCCTCACCCCGGAGGAGGCGCGCGACGTGGCCGCCTTCCTCGCCTCCGGCAGCGGCGCGCCCGCGCCCGCCGCGCGCGGTTGGCGGTTCGCAGGCCTGGGGGCGCTGGGCACGCTGCTGCTGTTCCTCGTCCTGTTCCCCTTCTGGCCCCGGCAGCGGGAGAGCTACCGCGATCGTCTCTTGAGGAGGAAAGCATGA
- a CDS encoding trans-sulfuration enzyme family protein → MDPSDLLHEPPLTSFGEVVPPVFQNSLFAFATTAAFEAAMKGGDRPVYTRIGNPTVRVFEEKVAALEGTEDALAFASGNAAMAAVLFTFLKAGDRVVVATPVYAGTYGMLTKLLPKFGVEVDFVPGSDTGALVAALPGARMLLLESPTSYTFELQDLSPLTTAARAAGVLTVADNTYGAGVYLRPARFGVDLVVHSASKYFSGHSDVVAGAVAGPGKLLNEVRSLGTVFLGGKLAPWEAWLLVRGLRTLELRLERHRATALELARYLEAHPKVRRVLHPGLEGHPQRELARRYLEGTGGLFAVELAGETEARAFADALERFAIGVSWGGHESLVLPLAAQPRVRAAYGFPPGLVRLFAGLEPAEALKRDLEQALERVG, encoded by the coding sequence ATGGACCCTAGCGACCTGCTGCACGAACCCCCGCTCACGTCTTTCGGTGAGGTCGTCCCGCCGGTGTTCCAGAACTCACTCTTCGCCTTCGCGACGACGGCCGCGTTCGAAGCGGCCATGAAGGGCGGCGACCGGCCCGTCTACACCCGCATCGGCAACCCCACGGTGCGCGTCTTCGAGGAGAAGGTGGCCGCGCTGGAGGGCACCGAGGACGCCCTCGCCTTCGCCAGCGGCAACGCGGCGATGGCTGCGGTGCTCTTCACCTTCCTGAAGGCCGGCGACCGGGTGGTGGTCGCCACCCCCGTCTACGCCGGCACCTACGGGATGCTCACCAAGCTGCTGCCCAAGTTCGGGGTCGAGGTGGACTTCGTTCCCGGAAGCGACACCGGAGCCCTCGTGGCCGCGCTGCCCGGGGCGCGGATGCTGCTGCTGGAGTCGCCCACCTCGTACACCTTCGAGCTGCAGGACCTGAGCCCGCTCACCACCGCGGCGCGCGCCGCGGGCGTGCTCACGGTCGCCGACAACACCTACGGCGCCGGGGTCTACCTGCGCCCGGCGCGTTTCGGGGTGGATCTGGTGGTGCACTCCGCCTCCAAGTACTTCTCGGGGCACTCGGACGTGGTGGCGGGGGCGGTGGCGGGTCCCGGAAAGCTGCTGAACGAGGTGCGCTCGCTGGGAACCGTCTTCCTGGGCGGCAAGCTGGCCCCCTGGGAGGCCTGGCTGCTCGTGCGCGGCCTGCGGACGCTGGAGCTGCGGCTCGAGCGCCACCGGGCGACGGCGCTGGAGCTGGCCCGCTACCTGGAGGCCCACCCCAAGGTGCGGCGGGTCCTGCACCCCGGCCTCGAGGGCCATCCGCAGCGCGAGCTGGCGCGGCGCTACCTCGAGGGGACGGGCGGGCTCTTCGCGGTGGAGCTGGCGGGCGAGACGGAGGCGCGCGCTTTCGCCGACGCGCTCGAGCGCTTCGCCATCGGCGTGAGCTGGGGCGGGCACGAGTCGTTGGTGCTGCCGCTGGCGGCCCAGCCACGGGTGCGGGCGGCCTACGGCTTCCCGCCGGGGCTGGTGCGGCTCTTCGCCGGGCTGGAGCCGGCGGAGGCCCTGAAACGCGACCTCGAGCAGGCGCTCGAGCGGGTCGGGTAA
- the sufB gene encoding Fe-S cluster assembly protein SufB, with protein MSEADLKHIAEDYKWGFADDVEPELKLKGLSEDVVRAISRAKGEPEWLLEFRLKALETYFAKPWPTWGPDLSELRRQMDDFYYYVKPPVEGERRSWDEVPDEIRRTYEKLGIPEAEQKVLAGVGAQYDSEMVYHSIKEELEKKGVIFKSIEDGVKEHEELFRRYFAKVVPPSDNKFAALNSALFSGGSFVYVPPGVDVEVPLQAYFRVNTEGFGQFERTLIIIDKGAKAHYIEGCTAPIYTTEALHTGVIEIVVLEGAESRYTTIQNWPVNMYNLVTQRALVHENAYHMWLDGNLGSKVTMKYPSSVLKGRGARSEILSIAFAGDGQHLDTGGKLIFAAPDTSGSIVSKSISKGEGRSSYRGLIKVPQKAERAKVNVECDALLINEASKTDTYPYMEIASETASVGHEATVSRLADDQIFYLTTRGIPEDEAAALIVRGFIEPVAKELPLEFAVELNRLIELEMEGSVG; from the coding sequence ATGAGCGAAGCCGATCTGAAGCACATCGCCGAGGACTACAAATGGGGGTTCGCCGACGACGTCGAGCCCGAGCTGAAGCTCAAGGGGCTCTCCGAGGACGTCGTGCGGGCGATCTCCCGGGCCAAGGGCGAGCCCGAGTGGCTGCTCGAGTTCCGCCTGAAGGCGCTGGAGACCTACTTCGCCAAGCCCTGGCCCACCTGGGGCCCCGACCTGAGCGAGCTGCGCCGGCAGATGGACGACTTCTACTACTACGTCAAGCCGCCGGTAGAGGGCGAGCGCCGCAGCTGGGACGAGGTCCCCGACGAGATCCGCCGCACCTACGAGAAGCTGGGCATTCCCGAGGCCGAGCAGAAGGTCCTCGCCGGCGTGGGCGCCCAGTACGACTCCGAGATGGTCTACCACTCCATCAAGGAGGAGCTCGAGAAGAAGGGCGTGATCTTCAAGTCGATCGAGGACGGCGTCAAGGAACACGAAGAGCTGTTCCGCCGCTACTTCGCCAAGGTCGTGCCCCCCAGCGACAACAAGTTCGCCGCCCTCAACTCGGCGCTCTTCTCCGGCGGCTCCTTCGTCTACGTGCCCCCGGGGGTGGACGTGGAGGTGCCGCTGCAGGCCTACTTCCGCGTCAACACCGAGGGCTTCGGCCAGTTCGAGCGCACCCTGATCATCATCGACAAGGGCGCCAAGGCCCACTACATCGAGGGCTGCACCGCGCCCATCTACACCACCGAGGCGCTGCACACCGGCGTGATCGAGATCGTGGTCCTGGAAGGGGCCGAGAGCCGCTACACCACGATCCAGAACTGGCCGGTGAACATGTACAACCTGGTCACCCAGCGGGCGTTGGTGCACGAGAACGCCTACCACATGTGGCTCGACGGCAACCTGGGCTCCAAGGTGACGATGAAGTACCCTTCCTCGGTCCTGAAGGGCCGCGGCGCCCGCAGCGAGATTCTCTCCATCGCCTTCGCCGGTGACGGCCAGCACCTCGACACCGGCGGCAAGCTGATCTTCGCCGCGCCCGACACCTCGGGGTCGATCGTCTCCAAGTCGATCTCCAAGGGCGAAGGGCGCAGCAGCTACCGCGGCCTCATCAAGGTGCCCCAGAAGGCCGAGCGCGCCAAGGTGAACGTCGAGTGCGACGCGCTGCTCATCAACGAGGCCTCGAAGACCGACACCTACCCCTACATGGAGATCGCCAGCGAGACCGCCAGCGTGGGGCACGAGGCCACGGTGAGCCGGCTGGCCGACGACCAGATCTTCTACCTGACCACCCGCGGCATCCCCGAAGACGAGGCGGCGGCGCTGATCGTGCGCGGCTTCATCGAGCCGGTCGCCAAGGAGCTGCCGCTCGAGTTCGCCGTCGAGCTCAACCGTCTGATCGAGCTCGAGATGGAAGGGTCGGTGGGCTAG
- the sufD gene encoding Fe-S cluster assembly protein SufD: MNETVTTLSLENLHRRAERRGEPDWLRGARERAWRIFERLDWPTRKNEAWRYTDLDPAWFDLELEEVRPAELRERDALPRAVRERLAESDAEAALVFEDGRLVYAHLPAELSAKGVVLSDLAGALERHGEHVEGALYQAVTETSLQGPEDKLAALNAALWGYGAFVYVPAGVTLEAPIGVFHYASHPGKLSLSRTLIVLDDNAEATFIEEYLSEAHARTHVATGELLLRPGARLRHAGVQTWGAGVRHFHRQRALLEKDAVLLDLAVNLGGTLARTEVASELVGPGADSEMLGVYFAGAGQHLDHYTTQHHVSAQARSDVYYKGAATANGRVVYQGLIQLEPTAQKTDAYQTNRNLLLSREARAESVPQLEIAANDVRCSHGSSTAPVDEEQLFYLATRGLPRVQAQQLLVAAFLEEVLGRVPLEKLRHHIAGIIEGRLRDA; encoded by the coding sequence ATGAACGAGACCGTGACCACCCTTTCGCTGGAAAACCTGCACCGCCGCGCCGAGCGCCGGGGCGAGCCGGACTGGCTGCGCGGCGCGCGCGAACGCGCCTGGCGGATCTTCGAACGGCTGGACTGGCCCACCCGCAAGAACGAGGCCTGGCGCTACACCGACCTGGACCCCGCCTGGTTCGACCTCGAACTCGAGGAGGTGCGCCCCGCCGAGCTGCGGGAGCGTGACGCGCTGCCGCGCGCGGTGCGCGAGCGGCTGGCCGAAAGCGACGCCGAGGCCGCGCTGGTCTTCGAGGACGGCCGCCTCGTCTACGCCCACCTGCCCGCCGAGCTGAGCGCCAAGGGCGTGGTCCTCAGCGACCTGGCCGGCGCGCTGGAGCGCCACGGCGAGCACGTGGAAGGCGCGCTCTACCAGGCGGTCACCGAGACCAGCCTGCAGGGACCCGAGGACAAGCTGGCGGCGCTGAACGCGGCGCTGTGGGGCTACGGCGCCTTCGTCTACGTGCCCGCCGGGGTGACGCTCGAGGCCCCGATCGGCGTCTTCCACTACGCCTCCCACCCCGGAAAGCTGAGCCTCAGCCGTACGCTGATCGTGCTCGACGACAACGCCGAGGCGACCTTCATCGAGGAATACCTCTCGGAGGCGCACGCGCGCACCCACGTGGCCACCGGCGAGCTGCTCCTCAGACCCGGCGCGCGCCTGCGCCACGCGGGGGTGCAGACCTGGGGCGCGGGGGTGCGCCACTTCCACCGCCAGCGGGCGCTGCTCGAGAAGGACGCGGTGCTGCTCGACCTGGCCGTCAACCTCGGGGGCACGCTGGCCCGCACCGAGGTGGCCAGCGAGCTGGTGGGGCCCGGCGCCGACTCCGAGATGCTGGGGGTCTACTTCGCCGGCGCCGGCCAGCACCTCGACCACTACACCACCCAGCACCACGTGAGCGCCCAGGCGCGTTCCGACGTCTACTACAAGGGCGCGGCGACGGCGAACGGGCGGGTCGTTTACCAGGGGCTGATCCAGCTCGAGCCCACGGCGCAGAAGACCGACGCCTACCAGACCAACCGCAACCTGCTGCTCAGCCGCGAGGCCCGGGCCGAGAGCGTGCCGCAGCTGGAGATCGCCGCCAACGACGTGCGCTGCAGCCACGGCTCCTCCACCGCGCCGGTGGACGAGGAACAGCTCTTTTACCTGGCCACCCGCGGCCTCCCCCGCGTCCAGGCGCAGCAGCTGCTCGTCGCCGCCTTCCTGGAAGAGGTGCTGGGGCGGGTGCCGCTCGAGAAGCTGCGCCACCACATCGCCGGCATCATCGAAGGGCGGCTCCGCGACGCCTGA
- a CDS encoding cysteine desulfurase translates to MFDPLEVKRDFPIFGHNPGLVFLDSAASSQKPRAVIDAIAHYYKHDHANVHRGAYALSQRATDAYEHARAQLAGFLDADLDEIVFVRNATEALNLVAYAWGLERLREGDEILVTEMEHHANLVPWQLVAARTGARLKAVPLTDEGRLDLDAFETLLSERTRVFAVTQMSNVLGTINPVAELAAAARERGALVVVDGAQAAPHLPVRVRELNADFYALSGHKMLGPTGAGVLWGDSEALKALPPFLGGGSMIEEVTIERSTYAPPPQRFEAGTPAIAEAVGLGAAAGYLMDLGMEQVWAHDRALLKYALERLKEVPDLHLYGPEGPDRGGVIAFNLGSLHPHDLATALDDRGVAVRTGHHCAQPLHRRLGVAATARASFYVYNTRDDVDRLVEALFEARAFFKDWL, encoded by the coding sequence ATGTTCGACCCCCTGGAGGTCAAGCGGGACTTCCCCATCTTCGGCCACAACCCCGGCCTGGTCTTTCTCGACTCCGCCGCCAGCAGCCAGAAACCACGCGCGGTCATCGACGCGATCGCGCACTACTACAAACACGACCACGCCAACGTCCACCGCGGCGCCTACGCGCTCTCCCAGCGCGCCACCGACGCCTACGAGCACGCCCGGGCGCAGCTGGCCGGATTCCTGGACGCCGACCTCGACGAAATCGTTTTCGTGCGCAACGCCACCGAAGCCCTCAATCTGGTGGCCTACGCCTGGGGGCTCGAGCGCCTGCGGGAGGGCGACGAGATCCTGGTCACCGAGATGGAGCACCACGCCAACCTGGTGCCCTGGCAGCTGGTGGCCGCGCGCACCGGGGCGCGCCTGAAGGCCGTGCCCCTGACGGACGAGGGGCGGCTCGACCTGGACGCCTTCGAAACCCTGCTTTCGGAGCGCACCCGCGTCTTCGCCGTGACCCAGATGTCGAACGTGCTGGGCACGATCAACCCGGTGGCCGAACTGGCCGCGGCGGCGCGTGAGCGCGGCGCGCTGGTGGTGGTGGACGGCGCCCAGGCCGCCCCCCACCTGCCCGTGCGGGTGCGGGAGCTGAACGCCGACTTCTACGCCCTCTCGGGCCACAAGATGCTGGGGCCCACGGGCGCGGGGGTGCTTTGGGGCGACAGCGAAGCGCTGAAGGCGCTCCCGCCCTTCCTGGGCGGGGGCAGCATGATCGAAGAGGTCACGATCGAGCGCTCCACCTACGCCCCGCCGCCGCAGCGCTTCGAAGCCGGCACCCCCGCGATCGCCGAGGCCGTGGGGCTGGGGGCGGCCGCCGGCTACCTGATGGATCTGGGCATGGAACAGGTCTGGGCCCACGACCGCGCGCTGCTCAAGTACGCGCTCGAGCGGCTGAAGGAGGTGCCCGACCTGCACCTCTATGGGCCCGAGGGCCCCGACCGGGGCGGGGTGATCGCCTTCAACCTGGGCTCGCTCCACCCCCACGACCTCGCCACCGCCCTCGACGACCGCGGCGTGGCCGTGCGCACCGGACACCACTGCGCCCAGCCGCTGCACCGGCGGCTGGGGGTGGCCGCCACCGCCCGCGCCAGCTTCTACGTCTACAACACCCGTGACGACGTGGACCGCCTGGTGGAGGCGCTCTTCGAAGCGCGGGCGTTCTTCAAGGACTGGCTGTAA
- a CDS encoding GAF domain-containing protein — protein sequence MPLRRIRLDQNGRIVQASERALALLELEPEAALGRYCWEVVRGTDDFGRPVCARCPVLARLRGGAYEAEVRLRVRGQRLRCQAIVQDSGVQVVLDERRRPKLGEVLFSLSWATQRMVDEPMRFFQTAELFLGKLRRAAGMDAAELFLADPEHKYLILTALDAENRSAFLERPWFALGEGYPGIVAVDRSPLVTHRLDEDERYLRLKVKEAGYRTYLVFPLELPQGVIGVLNLASKDANADESAALELLEAVAPVVAAGVYSVLTSMGERQLLALLRQSRLSDRAGDAVIESLLRSAMAFSGAKAAQYKDRSGHRVAVPAQLVVNCDREDCPVWIGEPYAVRAGGRPCPWVEEGRPRYCLPVVVQGEVVAVESIFFSRVPRPQTRAMAPLLWLQRMAWQLLAPRAATAEDPPPAPRLEVRALGALSVRIQGEALPPQRFQTLPWRLFKLFLAHPERVQTPEEIAEALWPDLDPAYAARRVARVVHELRKQIEPDAGSPQMLRSVEGGYLFRFTEGYAYDVERFEALIREADDQDDEGRALAGYLAALDLFRGEFLADEPYADWVEAERAYLRALAVRAGERAGELLEAMGQEKASLSLYRRLIAIDPSDPYLYDRLAAVLRSMGFEARAREIELRKQTLLAGE from the coding sequence ATGCCGCTCCGACGCATTCGCCTCGACCAAAACGGGCGAATCGTCCAGGCCAGCGAGCGCGCCCTCGCGCTCTTGGAGCTGGAGCCCGAGGCGGCGCTGGGCCGCTACTGCTGGGAGGTGGTCCGGGGCACGGACGACTTCGGCCGCCCCGTCTGCGCCCGCTGCCCGGTGCTCGCCCGTCTGCGCGGCGGCGCCTACGAGGCCGAGGTGCGGCTGCGGGTGCGCGGGCAGCGGCTGCGCTGCCAGGCGATCGTTCAGGACTCCGGTGTCCAGGTCGTGCTCGACGAACGCCGGCGACCGAAGCTGGGCGAGGTGCTCTTCTCGCTTTCCTGGGCCACCCAGCGCATGGTCGACGAGCCGATGCGTTTCTTCCAGACCGCGGAGCTGTTCCTGGGAAAGCTGCGCCGGGCCGCGGGCATGGACGCCGCGGAGCTCTTTCTCGCCGATCCCGAGCACAAGTACCTCATCCTCACCGCCCTCGACGCGGAAAACCGTTCCGCCTTCCTCGAGCGCCCCTGGTTCGCCCTGGGGGAGGGGTACCCCGGCATCGTGGCCGTGGACCGCTCCCCCCTGGTCACGCACCGCCTGGACGAGGACGAGCGGTACCTGCGTCTCAAGGTGAAGGAGGCGGGCTACCGCACCTACCTGGTCTTTCCGCTGGAGCTGCCGCAGGGGGTCATCGGGGTGCTGAACCTGGCCAGCAAGGATGCGAACGCCGACGAGAGCGCGGCGCTCGAGCTGCTCGAGGCGGTGGCCCCGGTCGTGGCCGCGGGCGTTTACAGCGTGCTCACCAGCATGGGCGAGCGCCAGCTGCTGGCGCTGTTGCGCCAGAGCCGGCTGAGCGACCGGGCCGGCGATGCGGTCATCGAGTCGTTGCTGCGGTCCGCGATGGCGTTCTCCGGGGCCAAGGCGGCCCAGTACAAGGATCGGTCGGGCCACCGCGTCGCCGTTCCCGCGCAGCTGGTGGTGAACTGCGACCGCGAGGACTGCCCGGTCTGGATCGGCGAACCCTACGCGGTGCGGGCGGGGGGCCGCCCCTGCCCCTGGGTGGAGGAGGGCCGGCCGCGCTACTGCCTCCCCGTGGTCGTCCAGGGCGAGGTGGTGGCCGTGGAGTCCATCTTCTTCTCGCGCGTGCCCAGGCCGCAGACGCGGGCGATGGCCCCGTTGCTGTGGCTGCAGCGCATGGCCTGGCAGTTGCTCGCCCCGCGCGCGGCGACGGCGGAGGACCCGCCCCCCGCGCCCCGTCTCGAGGTCCGGGCGCTGGGGGCGCTGTCCGTAAGGATCCAGGGCGAAGCGCTGCCGCCGCAGCGGTTCCAAACGCTGCCCTGGCGACTGTTCAAGCTCTTTCTCGCCCACCCCGAACGGGTGCAGACCCCCGAGGAGATCGCCGAGGCGCTTTGGCCCGACCTCGACCCCGCCTACGCCGCCCGCCGGGTGGCGCGGGTGGTGCACGAACTGCGGAAGCAGATCGAGCCCGACGCGGGCTCGCCGCAGATGCTGCGTTCGGTGGAGGGGGGCTACCTCTTCCGCTTCACCGAGGGGTACGCCTACGACGTGGAGCGCTTCGAGGCGCTGATCCGGGAGGCCGACGACCAGGACGACGAGGGCCGGGCGCTGGCCGGCTACCTGGCCGCGCTCGACCTGTTCCGCGGCGAGTTCCTGGCCGACGAGCCCTATGCGGACTGGGTCGAGGCGGAACGCGCCTACCTGCGCGCGCTGGCCGTTCGCGCGGGGGAGCGGGCGGGCGAACTGCTGGAGGCGATGGGTCAGGAGAAGGCTTCGCTCTCGCTCTACCGCCGGTTGATCGCGATCGACCCCAGCGACCCCTACCTCTACGACCGCCTGGCGGCGGTGCTGCGTTCGATGGGGTTCGAGGCGCGCGCCCGCGAGATCGAGCTGCGCAAGCAGACCTTGCTCGCGGGGGAGTGA